Proteins from a single region of Carassius carassius chromosome 37, fCarCar2.1, whole genome shotgun sequence:
- the kcna10a gene encoding potassium voltage-gated channel subfamily A member 10 translates to MTVQAGRIEVALVDFEGMENTNGMDNFNDPDYPNEMTALTVEMPEFGPGSTYCNSAKVSPYKERTPQNLDKPQSPILPPHTRRGRASCASLISNWKLLLNSEGTQSETIFSKLAKEYEDMFIDKRPLDDGNQKVIINIAGLCFETRLRTLDQFPDTLLGDPMKRMGYFDPMRNEYFFDRNRPSFDGILYYYQSGGKVRRPANVPLDVFADEITFYELGQEAMDQFREEEGFIKDVEIPLPSNEFYRQFWLLFEYPESSNAARGVALVSIFVIVISIIIFCMETLPEFREDLEIFPTAGVSFNETHPSGAPPSASPKTISSTFSDPFFILETACIIWFFFELCVRFLVCPSKREFFNNIMNIIDIVSIIPYFVTLITEIVTTTNKSNTGQNMSLAILRIIRLVRVFRIFKLSRHSKGLQILGQTLKASMRELGLLIFFLFIGVILFSSAIYFAEVDDPNTQFVSIPDGFWWAVVTMTTVGYGDMCPITLGGKIVGTLCAIAGVLTIALPVPVIVSNFNYFYHRETEQEEKQPIAESTDKALKSGNNTKHGSSSSLNKANGNWQTDKSKY, encoded by the coding sequence ATGACTGTCCAGGCTGGAAGGATAGAGGTGGCGCTAGTTGACTTTGAGGGTATGGAGAATACTAATGGTATGGACAATTTCAATGACCCAGACTATCCAAACGAGATGACGGCTTTGACAGTAGAAATGCCAGAGTTTGGGCCTGGCAGCACTTACTGCAATTCTGCAAAAGTGTCACCATATAAAGAGAGGACACCACAAAATCTGGACAAACCGCAATCACCTATCCTACCTCCTCACACGAGGAGAGGGCGCGCCAGCTGTGCTAGTCTGATTTCCAACTGGAAATTACTCCTGAACAGTGAAGGAACGCAAAGTGAGACGATCTTCAGTAAACTGGCCAAAGAATACGAGGACATGTTTATTGATAAGCGACCTCTCGATGACGGCAATCAAAAGGTCATCATTAACATTGCTGGTCTTTGCTTTGAAACCCGCCTGAGGACCCTCGACCAGTTTCCAGACACCCTTCTGGGCGACCCAATGAAAAGAATGGGCTATTTTGACCCCATGAGAAACGAGTATTTCTTTGACCGCAATCGTCCAAGCTTTGATGGGATCCTGTACTACTATCAGTCGGGGGGGAAGGTCCGACGACCTGCAAACGTACCTTTAGATGTCTTCGCGGATGAGATCACCTTCTACGAGTTAGGGCAGGAAGCCATGGACCAGTTTCGCGAGGAGGAAGGCTTTATCAAAGACGTGGAGATCCCATTGCCATCCAATGAGTTTTACAGGCAGTTCTGGCTGCTCTTTGAGTATCCCGAGAGCTCAAATGCAGCCCGAGGGGTTGCGCTCGTTTCCATATTCGTCATCGTCATCTCCATCATCATATTCTGCATGGAGACTCTCCCAGAATTCCGTGAGGACTTAGAGATTTTTCCAACTGCGGGTGTTTCCTTCAACGAGACGCATCCCTCAGGTGCTCCTCCAAGTGCCTCTCCCAAAACAATCAGCAGCACCTTCTCCGACCCCTTCTTCATTCTTGAGACTGCTTGCATCATCTGGTTCTTCTTTGAGCTCTGCGTGCGTTTCCTGGTTTGTCCCAGCAAGCGGGAATTCTTCAACAACATCATGAACATTATTGACATTGTCTCCATTATTCCCTATTTCGTCACTTTGATAACTGAGATCGTGACCACCACCAATAAGTCCAACACGGGGCAGAATATGTCCCTGGCCATCCTGCGAATCATTAGACTGGTGCGAGTCTTCAGGATCTTTAAGCTCTCCAGACACTCCAAAGGGCTGCAGATCCTGGGCCAGACGCTCAAGGCCAGCATGAGGGAACTTGGCCTACTCATCTTCTTTCTCTTCATCGGCGTCATACTTTTCTCCAGCGCCATCTATTTCGCTGAGGTGGATGATCCTAACACACAGTTTGTTAGCATCCCTGATGGATTCTGGTGGGCTGTGGTTACCATGACCACTGTGGGATATGGAGACATGTGTCCTATTACATTAGGCGGTAAGATTGTGGGCACTCTGTGTGCCATTGCTGGAGTGTTGACCATCGCCCTGCCTGTGCCTGTAATCGTCTCTAATTTCAATTACTTTTACCATAGAGAGACAGAGCAGGAGGAAAAACAGCCCATAGCAGAGTCAACTGACAAAGCTTTAAAGTCAGGGAACAATACAAAGCATGGAAGTAGTTCCTCTCTGAACAAGGCAAATGGGAACTGGCAGACTGATAAATCCAAGTATTAA